Proteins encoded by one window of Candidatus Nomurabacteria bacterium:
- a CDS encoding uL15 family ribosomal protein yields MQFHTLQRKNKNPKKITVGRGGRRGKTSGRGTKGQKARAGHKIRPMIRDIIKKLPKRRGRGKNSFKSFAYKPKTVNLAVLEKHFTTGEVVTPSSLLAKGLITRTKGVTPRVKILSDGELTKKLTIKDCLVSVVTREKLTTGGSTIL; encoded by the coding sequence ATGCAATTCCATACACTACAACGCAAAAATAAAAATCCAAAAAAGATTACTGTCGGCCGAGGCGGTCGTCGCGGTAAAACTTCTGGGAGAGGAACCAAAGGTCAGAAAGCTCGTGCGGGGCACAAGATTCGCCCAATGATTCGTGATATCATAAAGAAGCTTCCAAAGCGACGTGGTCGCGGTAAGAATAGTTTCAAAAGTTTTGCGTATAAGCCAAAAACAGTCAATCTTGCAGTGCTTGAAAAGCATTTCACAACTGGCGAAGTGGTGACACCAAGCAGTTTGCTTGCTAAGGGTCTCATTACAAGGACCAAGGGTGTTACTCCTCGTGTAAAAATATTAAGTGATGGTGAACTTACTAAGAAGCTTACAATCAAGGATTGTCTCGTTTCAGTAGTGACTCGAGAAAAGCTTACCACCGGAGGTAGTACTATTTTATAA
- the rpsH gene encoding 30S ribosomal protein S8, translated as MDPIADMLIKIKNASIASHEVVLTPASNMKRSLLECLKRAGYVAGFTEKTLKNHPIFEIELLYKDGKPRITDVVRVSKPSRRMYMQVKEMKPVKNGHGILIVSTSKGILSNSEARKELVGGEAICKIW; from the coding sequence ATGGACCCTATTGCAGACATGCTCATAAAAATCAAGAACGCTAGTATTGCTTCGCATGAAGTGGTACTTACGCCTGCATCAAACATGAAGCGCTCGCTTTTGGAATGTCTAAAGCGTGCAGGTTATGTTGCAGGGTTTACAGAGAAAACACTTAAGAATCATCCAATATTTGAAATCGAACTCCTCTACAAAGATGGCAAGCCTCGCATCACTGATGTTGTTCGCGTGTCCAAGCCATCACGCCGAATGTATATGCAAGTCAAAGAAATGAAGCCTGTCAAAAATGGTCACGGTATTCTTATCGTCTCAACATCAAAAGGCATCCTTTCTAACAGTGAGGCGCGCAAAGAATTAGTTGGCGGCGAAGCAATATGTAAAATTTGGTAA
- a CDS encoding nucleoside monophosphate kinase, giving the protein MHPETFIFIGRSGCGKGTQAKLLIDILKARDHDRDVFYLETGAQFRELIKKPTFTSSLAYDIYKSGELQPSFLAIHVWSHEFIAGLNGRQHMVLDGTPRGLGEAMILDGALRFYQRVKPTIVYMNVSNAWSQERLRDRKRSDDRSQDEVTKRLAWFDKDVMPAVEYFRNEPWYNFIEVNGEQSIEVVWAELQEKINFSK; this is encoded by the coding sequence ATGCATCCAGAAACCTTTATCTTCATTGGCCGGTCAGGCTGTGGGAAGGGTACCCAAGCCAAGTTATTGATAGATATACTCAAAGCTCGCGATCATGATCGTGATGTTTTCTATTTGGAAACCGGTGCGCAATTTCGCGAATTAATAAAAAAGCCGACGTTCACTAGTTCACTGGCGTATGATATTTATAAGTCTGGTGAATTACAACCATCATTTCTCGCTATTCATGTATGGTCACATGAATTTATCGCCGGCTTAAATGGCAGACAGCATATGGTGCTCGATGGCACACCAAGAGGTCTAGGGGAAGCAATGATTCTCGATGGAGCGCTTCGCTTCTATCAGCGAGTAAAGCCAACTATAGTGTATATGAATGTAAGCAATGCATGGTCCCAAGAGAGATTACGAGACCGCAAGCGTTCGGATGATCGCAGTCAAGATGAGGTAACCAAGCGTCTGGCTTGGTTTGATAAAGATGTAATGCCTGCAGTTGAGTATTTCCGTAATGAGCCGTGGTATAACTTCATTGAAGTAAATGGTGAACAATCTATAGAAGTAGTTTGGGCAGAGCTTCAGGAGAAAATAAATTTTTCTAAATAA
- the rplF gene encoding 50S ribosomal protein L6: MSRIAKKPIAIPPDITIKVDGSVITVTGPKGTLTRTFLPTIAITVESNELILVPQNDAPATRALWGTYASHLKNMITGVTTPFSKKLILEGVGYKSEVSGKNLVLALGFSHPVSMPIPEGLTVTAEKNQITVTGIDTESVGQFTATIRSLKKPEPYKGKGFRYDGEVIRRKQGKKAA, encoded by the coding sequence ATGTCACGAATAGCCAAAAAACCAATAGCAATTCCTCCAGACATCACCATCAAAGTTGATGGCAGTGTTATTACTGTAACCGGTCCGAAAGGCACTCTAACAAGAACATTTTTACCAACTATTGCTATTACAGTAGAATCAAATGAGCTCATCTTAGTGCCTCAAAATGATGCTCCAGCTACACGTGCACTTTGGGGGACATATGCATCACATTTGAAAAATATGATTACAGGGGTGACGACACCATTTTCCAAGAAACTTATTTTAGAAGGCGTTGGCTACAAATCAGAAGTCTCTGGTAAAAATCTTGTCCTAGCGCTGGGCTTCTCACATCCAGTTTCAATGCCAATACCAGAAGGTCTTACGGTTACTGCTGAGAAAAACCAGATCACTGTTACAGGCATTGATACTGAATCCGTTGGACAGTTTACAGCCACAATACGTTCACTGAAGAAACCAGAACCATATAAAGGAAAAGGATTTCGATATGATGGAGAAGTTATTCGTCGTAAGCAAGGTAAGAAAGCAGCATAG
- a CDS encoding 30S ribosomal protein S5: MEPEQATTKIPENAPAEAPAFDRPRRGTRGGGGSGRGGRGGSFARPKPEFDQKIVSIRRVTRVVSGGRRMSFSVAMIIGDKKGSVGFGTGKASDTALAIAKALKHARKNMITVSMTKTGSIPYDISAKFASSRVMLMPNRGKGIVAGSTVRDIVILLGLKDVTTKIYSRSKNGLNNAQATIKALSSIAKKRRVSVVEEAQAFTQ; the protein is encoded by the coding sequence ATGGAACCAGAACAAGCAACAACTAAAATACCAGAGAATGCACCAGCTGAGGCACCTGCGTTTGATCGTCCACGACGAGGTACTCGCGGTGGTGGAGGTAGTGGTCGGGGAGGTCGCGGTGGATCTTTTGCAAGACCAAAGCCTGAATTTGACCAGAAGATAGTTTCAATCCGACGTGTAACTCGTGTTGTTTCCGGTGGTCGCCGTATGAGTTTCTCAGTTGCTATGATTATAGGAGACAAAAAGGGTTCAGTAGGATTTGGTACTGGCAAGGCATCAGATACAGCGCTCGCTATCGCCAAAGCTCTCAAGCATGCTCGAAAAAACATGATTACAGTCTCGATGACAAAGACTGGATCAATCCCGTATGACATATCTGCCAAATTCGCAAGCTCACGTGTTATGTTGATGCCAAACCGTGGCAAGGGAATCGTAGCCGGCAGTACTGTTCGTGATATCGTTATCCTCCTTGGTCTTAAAGACGTCACAACCAAGATTTATTCACGAAGTAAAAATGGTCTCAATAATGCACAAGCAACAATCAAAGCATTAAGTAGTATTGCCAAGAAGCGACGTGTATCTGTTGTTGAAGAGGCTCAAGCATTCACTCAATAA
- the secY gene encoding preprotein translocase subunit SecY: MEKLKNKIKIILHDKRLLKRIGFVILMLAAFRLLAAIPIPGIDAARLAQFLSTNQFFGILNIFSGGGLSNLSIIMLGVGPFITASIIMQLLTLMVPRLKSLYQEEGEAGRKRFTQYSRLLTVPLAALQGFTLLIVLNRQGIIESFTPFAIAVNLIVIIAGSILLMWIGELISEYGIGNGVSLIIFAGIVSQMPREISQLIFSYDPSQIPIYILFAVVAFVMIAGVVMVTEAERPIPVTYAKQVRGSRVSGGTSTYIPLRINQAGVIPIIFALAILLFPQLLGNLLATSTNGFLHQASTVLLSFTQGSVAYGIAYFVLVFLFTYFYTAVTFDPHTMAENLQKGGAFIPGIRPGQATEEYVGTIVTRITLLGALFLGFVAVLPLIMQAISGITTIAIGGTALLIVVSVIIDLLKKIDAQVSMREY, translated from the coding sequence ATGGAAAAGCTAAAAAATAAGATAAAAATTATTCTTCATGACAAACGGCTCTTGAAGCGAATCGGTTTTGTCATTTTAATGTTAGCAGCATTTAGATTGCTTGCGGCAATTCCAATTCCTGGCATTGATGCGGCACGACTTGCACAATTCCTCTCAACAAATCAATTTTTCGGCATTCTCAATATTTTTTCTGGCGGTGGACTTTCAAATCTGTCTATCATCATGCTTGGGGTAGGACCTTTCATTACGGCATCTATCATCATGCAGCTTTTGACACTCATGGTTCCAAGGCTCAAGTCACTCTATCAAGAAGAAGGCGAAGCTGGTCGCAAGCGCTTTACGCAGTATTCAAGGCTTTTGACGGTACCGCTTGCAGCACTCCAGGGCTTTACACTCCTTATTGTTCTTAACCGCCAAGGTATTATTGAATCATTTACACCGTTTGCAATTGCAGTTAACTTGATCGTCATTATTGCCGGATCGATACTTCTTATGTGGATCGGCGAGCTTATTTCAGAATATGGCATCGGTAATGGTGTCTCACTCATTATTTTTGCAGGTATTGTATCCCAAATGCCACGGGAAATTAGCCAATTGATTTTTAGTTACGACCCATCGCAAATTCCAATCTACATATTATTTGCTGTAGTCGCGTTTGTTATGATTGCCGGTGTCGTTATGGTCACCGAAGCAGAACGACCGATTCCAGTCACTTATGCTAAACAAGTACGAGGCTCACGAGTATCAGGTGGCACATCGACGTATATTCCACTTCGTATCAACCAAGCTGGTGTTATTCCGATCATCTTTGCATTAGCCATATTGCTTTTCCCACAGCTGTTAGGGAACTTACTAGCAACCTCTACGAACGGATTCCTTCACCAAGCATCAACCGTACTGTTATCATTTACTCAAGGTTCAGTCGCATACGGTATCGCATACTTCGTTTTGGTTTTCCTCTTTACGTACTTCTACACTGCGGTGACCTTTGATCCACATACGATGGCAGAAAATTTGCAGAAAGGTGGCGCATTTATTCCAGGTATTCGTCCAGGTCAAGCAACGGAAGAATACGTTGGAACGATTGTGACGCGTATTACGCTCCTAGGTGCACTATTCTTAGGCTTTGTGGCAGTGTTGCCGCTTATCATGCAAGCTATTAGTGGTATTACAACGATCGCTATCGGTGGTACTGCACTCCTTATCGTTGTCTCAGTTATCATCGATCTCTTGAAAAAAATTGATGCCCAGGTGTCAATGAGGGAATACTAA
- a CDS encoding 50S ribosomal protein L18: MKNKKTEKRLRIKRKIKMKISGTSERPRLTVFRSNKFIYAQLIDDVKMVTLAQASDSKITKGTKNERAKEIGKAIAKAGIDKGITNVVFDRNGFKYTGRVKLLADEARSGGLLF; this comes from the coding sequence ATGAAAAACAAAAAAACTGAAAAGCGATTGCGCATCAAGCGAAAAATCAAGATGAAAATATCAGGTACTTCAGAGCGTCCACGACTTACAGTATTTCGATCAAATAAATTTATCTATGCTCAGCTTATTGATGATGTCAAAATGGTAACACTTGCGCAGGCTTCTGATAGTAAGATTACAAAAGGTACAAAAAATGAGCGTGCAAAAGAAATCGGCAAAGCAATCGCCAAGGCTGGTATCGACAAAGGGATCACAAACGTTGTGTTTGACCGCAATGGATTCAAGTATACTGGTAGAGTAAAATTATTGGCTGATGAAGCACGCAGTGGCGGACTATTATTTTAA